The proteins below come from a single Mesobacillus jeotgali genomic window:
- the flgK gene encoding flagellar hook-associated protein FlgK, with translation MRSTFMGLETARRGMFTQQSALHTTGHNIANANTPGYSRQRVNFAQTEPYPAASLNRPNIPGQVGTGVKADAVQRIREGFLDVQYRNESNKLGYSSAKAEAYQKMEQIMNEPSDSGLANTMDQFWQALQDLAVNPSNEGARSVVRQRGIAVAETFNYLHNSLVAVQKDIGNEINVTVNKVNSLVKQIHELNKQIGDVEPHGYLPNDLYDVRDRLIDELSSIVNVKVEYSETGGLSHSGAEGKAIIKLVSDTGKQHGILVGNGGFNEVSINKDADYAIASMKVGNTEIPFNELQSRGKLQGLVEAFAFKNNEGEVSGVYAEMLKELDNLAYTFANAFNDVHKAGFSPNEINGTDGNGPKAEEISFFADAESAAIGDREGFAGRMTMDDQILASLDNIASATGDDITKATLGDSSNVLNLANIITQQLSYDGGSEKADFRNYYEGIIGGMAVQAQEANRLTANGEALKLAVQNKRESISTVSLDEEMTNMIQFQHAYNASARMISLQDELLDKIINGMGTGGR, from the coding sequence ATGCGTTCGACCTTTATGGGATTAGAAACAGCAAGGCGCGGAATGTTCACGCAGCAATCCGCTCTACATACTACGGGACATAATATTGCCAATGCCAATACACCAGGATATTCAAGGCAACGGGTTAATTTTGCCCAGACGGAGCCTTATCCGGCAGCCTCGCTCAACAGGCCCAATATCCCTGGTCAAGTTGGCACAGGAGTGAAAGCCGATGCTGTGCAGCGCATTCGCGAGGGCTTCCTTGATGTCCAATACAGAAATGAATCGAACAAGCTAGGTTATTCATCAGCGAAGGCTGAAGCCTATCAAAAGATGGAACAAATCATGAATGAACCCTCTGATTCCGGTCTGGCTAACACGATGGATCAATTCTGGCAGGCTCTCCAAGATTTAGCCGTGAATCCGAGCAACGAGGGAGCCAGGTCTGTAGTCCGCCAACGGGGAATCGCTGTAGCGGAAACATTCAATTATTTGCACAATTCTCTTGTGGCGGTACAGAAGGACATTGGTAATGAAATCAATGTTACTGTCAACAAGGTAAATTCCCTGGTGAAGCAAATTCATGAACTGAATAAGCAGATCGGTGATGTGGAGCCGCATGGCTATTTGCCGAACGACCTTTATGATGTACGTGACCGACTGATTGATGAATTATCTTCTATCGTTAACGTTAAAGTCGAGTATTCAGAAACCGGCGGCCTTTCCCATTCAGGCGCTGAAGGGAAAGCGATTATCAAGCTTGTAAGCGATACAGGCAAACAGCACGGGATCCTGGTCGGGAATGGTGGCTTTAACGAAGTTTCCATCAATAAAGATGCAGACTATGCGATTGCAAGCATGAAAGTCGGCAATACTGAAATCCCCTTCAATGAACTGCAATCAAGGGGGAAACTTCAGGGACTTGTAGAAGCTTTTGCCTTTAAAAATAATGAAGGGGAAGTCTCTGGCGTCTATGCTGAAATGCTAAAAGAGCTGGACAATCTGGCATATACTTTTGCTAATGCCTTCAATGATGTACATAAAGCTGGCTTCAGTCCAAATGAAATTAATGGAACTGACGGGAACGGCCCGAAGGCAGAGGAAATCTCGTTCTTCGCTGATGCCGAATCTGCAGCAATCGGAGACCGCGAAGGATTTGCCGGCAGGATGACGATGGATGATCAAATCCTTGCGAGTCTGGACAATATTGCATCTGCAACTGGGGATGACATCACCAAAGCCACACTTGGAGATAGCTCGAACGTCCTTAATCTGGCAAATATCATTACGCAGCAATTGAGCTATGACGGCGGATCGGAGAAAGCTGATTTCCGCAATTACTATGAAGGAATCATTGGCGGCATGGCTGTTCAGGCGCAGGAAGCGAACCGATTGACGGCGAATGGGGAAGCGCTTAAACTAGCTGTCCAGAATAAACGCGAATCGATTAGCACGGTATCTCTCGATGAAGAAATGACGAATATGATCCAATTCCAGCATGCCTATAATGCTTCTGCAAGAATGATTTCTCTCCAGGACGAACTTCTGGATAAAATCATCAATGGCATGGGAACTGGTGGAAGGTAA
- a CDS encoding TIGR03826 family flagellar region protein, translating to MDLQNCPQCGEIYVASKFRDVCEKCWRKEEAAYDTVAKYMRKRENRAATMLQVVEATGVPEKLILKFIKNGKLQIAQFPNLGYPCDKCGKVIRTGRLCEGCANELRTDLKHLEREEEFKQKISSHKATYFTRNE from the coding sequence GTGGACCTTCAAAATTGCCCGCAATGCGGCGAAATATATGTGGCAAGCAAATTTCGCGATGTTTGCGAAAAGTGCTGGAGAAAAGAAGAAGCGGCGTATGATACTGTCGCTAAATATATGAGAAAACGTGAGAATCGGGCTGCGACGATGCTACAGGTGGTTGAAGCGACAGGCGTACCGGAAAAACTGATCCTGAAGTTCATTAAAAATGGCAAGCTTCAGATAGCGCAATTCCCGAACCTTGGGTATCCTTGCGACAAGTGCGGTAAAGTGATTCGGACCGGAAGACTTTGTGAGGGCTGCGCTAATGAGCTCAGAACCGATTTAAAACATCTTGAGCGGGAAGAAGAGTTTAAACAAAAAATTAGCAGCCATAAGGCGACGTATTTTACAAGAAATGAATAA
- a CDS encoding YigZ family protein: MLPNYYTVKGYGEHEIEIQKSRFIAYIDRAETEEEAQEFIQSIKKKHWNANHNCSAYMIGENDQIQKANDDGEPSGTAGVPILEVLKKKHLKDTVVVITRYFGGIKLGAGGLIRAYGKATSEGLSATGIVERKLMRIVHTTVEYTWLGKIENELRSSVYQLKEIHYLDKVEIETFVEEAQTETFKEWMVELTSGQCELREGDMQYLEEPAAV; this comes from the coding sequence TTGCTTCCAAATTACTATACAGTAAAAGGTTATGGAGAACATGAAATCGAGATTCAAAAATCCCGGTTCATAGCATATATAGATAGAGCGGAGACAGAGGAAGAAGCCCAGGAGTTCATCCAGTCCATTAAGAAAAAACACTGGAATGCCAATCATAATTGCTCTGCCTACATGATTGGCGAAAATGATCAGATCCAGAAGGCTAATGATGATGGAGAACCAAGCGGTACTGCAGGGGTACCAATCCTTGAGGTTTTAAAAAAGAAGCATTTAAAGGATACGGTTGTGGTAATCACACGTTACTTCGGCGGCATCAAACTTGGAGCCGGCGGTTTGATTCGCGCATACGGCAAGGCCACTTCCGAAGGTTTGTCAGCCACAGGAATCGTAGAGCGAAAGCTGATGCGAATCGTTCACACCACTGTTGAATACACCTGGCTTGGCAAAATCGAAAATGAGCTAAGATCATCCGTATATCAATTAAAAGAAATCCACTACCTGGATAAGGTGGAGATCGAAACATTCGTGGAAGAAGCACAGACAGAAACGTTCAAGGAATGGATGGTTGAACTGACGAGCGGACAGTGTGAATTGCGTGAAGGCGACATGCAATATTTAGAGGAGCCAGCTGCCGTTTAA
- a CDS encoding flagellar protein FlgN, which produces MSIHQLIDSMAKLLKLHKSLLELAFKKTGILEAEDVPALTNLLKEEQTHIFAIEKLEAERRRVTGDQTLSELLDKWPEQEKETLLEISQELQDVIRQIQQLNELNQGLINQSLKFISFSMSLIAPSQEDFNYGQGEPGSPSKSLFNSKA; this is translated from the coding sequence ATGAGTATCCATCAACTTATTGACAGCATGGCCAAGCTTTTAAAGCTTCATAAAAGCCTGCTGGAACTGGCATTCAAAAAAACAGGCATTCTTGAAGCGGAAGATGTACCTGCTTTGACAAATCTTCTGAAAGAAGAACAGACACATATTTTTGCGATCGAAAAGCTCGAGGCTGAGAGACGCAGGGTCACTGGTGATCAGACATTAAGTGAACTGTTGGATAAATGGCCAGAACAAGAGAAAGAGACTCTTTTAGAAATTAGTCAGGAGCTCCAGGATGTAATACGCCAAATTCAACAGCTGAATGAATTGAATCAGGGATTGATTAATCAGTCCCTGAAATTCATTTCTTTTTCAATGAGCCTGATCGCCCCGTCGCAGGAAGATTTCAATTATGGGCAAGGAGAGCCAGGTTCGCCAAGCAAGAGCCTGTTTAATTCAAAAGCGTAA
- the flgM gene encoding flagellar biosynthesis anti-sigma factor FlgM, producing MKISNFGTNRINPYNRQMNKIDELKKAEKPVDKVEISPTAKAMQQMSEVEQLRQKKVEELKLQVENGTYKPNPQDIAKSVMDFYYKK from the coding sequence ATGAAGATCAGTAATTTTGGCACAAATCGAATCAACCCATATAACAGACAGATGAATAAAATTGATGAACTGAAGAAGGCTGAAAAACCAGTTGATAAGGTGGAGATTTCACCTACAGCAAAGGCTATGCAGCAGATGTCAGAAGTTGAACAGCTGCGCCAGAAAAAGGTAGAAGAGCTGAAGCTTCAAGTGGAGAATGGCACTTATAAGCCAAATCCACAGGATATCGCAAAAAGTGTTATGGATTTCTATTATAAAAAATAG
- a CDS encoding DEAD/DEAH box helicase yields MLTGKQLLHEELPFSREEIQKHHESGYIVYRKGVNRDPLSCTRCGTTDPTWFAEFPCSRCGKVEFYCRKCLMMGRVSECTPLISWAGPEPEFNRIAQPLHWDGKLSAGQKVASRQVAEAVENSSELLVWAVAGAGKTEVLFEGIAQAFSTGKRVCVATPRTDVVLELAPRFKKVFPDIKIAALYGGSEDRYELAQLTIATSHQLLRFYRAFDVMIVDEVDAFPYSIDETLQYAVQQSKKLKSSLIYLTATPKKQWQKECRLGKRDYVTIPARFHRHPLPVPQFVWSGNWEKHLSKGRLSTPIKKWVESRLANGKQALIFAPKIAAMDKILTILRQLYPLIESVHAEDPDRKEKVIKFRNKEMPILLTTTILERGVTVANIDVAVIGTEDSIFTESALVQIAGRAGRSAEYPTGDVTFFHYGKTEAMLSARSQITMMNKEGIKKGLIDV; encoded by the coding sequence ATGCTGACTGGGAAACAGCTGCTGCATGAGGAATTGCCTTTTTCGAGAGAGGAAATTCAGAAACACCATGAAAGTGGATATATAGTATACCGCAAGGGAGTCAACCGAGATCCGCTTTCTTGCACAAGATGCGGTACAACTGATCCAACCTGGTTTGCAGAATTCCCGTGTTCCCGTTGTGGGAAAGTAGAGTTCTATTGCCGCAAATGCTTGATGATGGGACGGGTGAGTGAGTGCACGCCGCTTATTAGCTGGGCGGGGCCTGAACCAGAGTTTAATCGAATTGCCCAACCTCTTCATTGGGACGGGAAATTATCAGCAGGACAGAAGGTTGCTTCCCGTCAGGTTGCGGAAGCTGTGGAAAACTCATCTGAGCTCCTTGTATGGGCGGTTGCTGGGGCAGGTAAAACGGAAGTGTTATTTGAAGGGATTGCTCAGGCTTTCTCCACAGGCAAGCGGGTTTGTGTGGCTACGCCAAGGACGGATGTGGTTCTTGAGCTGGCACCTCGTTTTAAAAAAGTGTTCCCAGATATAAAAATCGCAGCTCTTTATGGCGGCAGTGAAGACCGCTACGAATTAGCTCAGCTTACTATCGCGACATCGCATCAATTGCTCCGCTTTTACAGGGCGTTCGACGTAATGATTGTCGATGAGGTGGATGCCTTCCCTTATTCCATTGACGAAACTCTTCAATATGCAGTCCAGCAATCAAAGAAGCTAAAATCCTCGTTGATATATTTAACTGCCACCCCTAAAAAACAATGGCAGAAAGAGTGCCGTCTTGGGAAAAGAGATTATGTCACGATTCCTGCCCGCTTCCACCGCCATCCTCTGCCGGTGCCACAGTTTGTGTGGTCGGGAAACTGGGAGAAACACCTTAGTAAGGGAAGGTTGTCTACTCCAATAAAAAAATGGGTGGAATCTAGATTAGCCAACGGAAAACAAGCATTGATTTTTGCTCCGAAAATCGCCGCCATGGACAAAATCCTCACCATCCTTCGACAATTGTATCCTCTTATTGAATCGGTCCATGCTGAAGATCCTGATAGAAAAGAAAAAGTAATAAAGTTCCGAAATAAAGAGATGCCCATATTGCTTACCACAACTATTCTTGAACGCGGTGTTACGGTAGCGAATATTGATGTTGCTGTCATTGGCACGGAGGACAGTATTTTTACAGAGAGTGCTCTTGTGCAGATTGCCGGCCGGGCAGGAAGAAGTGCAGAATATCCAACAGGCGATGTGACATTTTTTCATTATGGCAAAACAGAAGCAATGCTCAGTGCCCGCAGCCAAATTACGATGATGAACAAAGAGGGGATCAAGAAGGGATTGATTGATGTATGA
- a CDS encoding sensor histidine kinase — translation MVIKMFDSKALDMILEKMIETVGESKDEIFRIGEECRSDYESITDELREIKRKVAQTINEGDFLDTQVRAARKRLSEVSKHFKDYTEVQVREAYEVAHKLQMDLTLNRQIEKQLREKRDDLERRLLGLSETIEKAEHLVSQITVVMNYLMSDIRQMGEALETAKQKQDFGLKIIEAQEDERKRLSREIHDGPAQMLANVMMRSDLIEKIYKERSASEAIKEIKDMKKMVRSALYEVRRIIYDLRPMALDDLGLVPTLKKYLQTIEDYHKTTKIEFSNMGEDKRLPANYEVALFRMIQESVQNALKHANATIIQVKLEIKRDLVIAVVKDNGRGFDVNDAKPESFGILGIRERVELLNGELNIHSKIGTGTLVIIQVPMNL, via the coding sequence ATGGTTATTAAAATGTTTGATTCTAAAGCTCTTGATATGATTCTTGAAAAAATGATTGAAACTGTTGGCGAAAGTAAAGACGAAATTTTTCGAATTGGCGAAGAATGCCGCTCGGATTATGAGTCGATTACAGATGAATTGCGAGAAATTAAACGAAAGGTTGCCCAAACAATCAATGAAGGTGACTTTCTTGATACCCAGGTAAGGGCAGCGAGAAAAAGGCTGTCAGAAGTAAGTAAGCATTTCAAGGATTATACCGAAGTGCAGGTCCGTGAGGCATATGAGGTTGCTCATAAGCTGCAAATGGATTTGACATTGAACAGGCAGATAGAAAAACAGCTTCGGGAGAAACGGGATGATCTTGAACGAAGGCTTCTAGGATTAAGTGAAACAATTGAAAAAGCTGAACACCTTGTTTCGCAAATAACCGTCGTCATGAATTATTTGATGAGCGATATCAGGCAAATGGGTGAGGCGCTGGAAACGGCGAAGCAGAAGCAGGATTTTGGCCTGAAAATCATTGAAGCCCAGGAAGATGAGCGAAAAAGGCTTTCCCGTGAGATCCATGACGGGCCCGCACAAATGCTGGCGAATGTGATGATGCGGTCGGACCTTATCGAGAAAATCTATAAAGAGCGCAGTGCAAGCGAAGCGATCAAAGAAATTAAAGACATGAAAAAGATGGTCCGTTCGGCACTATATGAGGTCAGGAGAATCATTTACGATTTGAGGCCAATGGCTCTTGACGATTTAGGTTTGGTTCCTACCCTCAAAAAATATTTACAGACAATCGAAGACTATCATAAGACGACAAAAATAGAATTCTCCAATATGGGTGAGGATAAAAGACTTCCTGCCAATTATGAAGTCGCTCTGTTCAGAATGATCCAGGAATCAGTGCAAAACGCGCTGAAGCACGCCAATGCTACGATTATCCAGGTTAAGCTGGAGATAAAAAGAGACCTGGTAATAGCAGTGGTAAAAGACAATGGCCGAGGCTTTGATGTCAACGATGCCAAACCAGAATCATTCGGCATCCTTGGAATCAGGGAAAGGGTGGAGCTTCTAAATGGCGAACTGAACATCCACTCGAAAATTGGTACAGGGACTTTAGTCATCATCCAGGTTCCGATGAATCTATGA
- the sda gene encoding sporulation histidine kinase inhibitor Sda encodes MVNISTLWELTDEKLLEAYQKATLLNLDETFIEMLMEEINNRGLKSLEKQYVS; translated from the coding sequence GTGGTCAACATTTCTACACTATGGGAACTAACAGATGAAAAGTTACTAGAAGCATACCAAAAGGCTACTCTGTTAAATTTGGATGAAACCTTTATTGAAATGCTAATGGAAGAAATAAATAACAGAGGCTTAAAAAGCTTAGAAAAACAATACGTTTCTTAA
- a CDS encoding DegV family protein — protein sequence MKTAVITDSTAYIPKDLREKWNIHMIPLSVIFDHETYREEIDISAEEFYEEVKQRELPTTSMPPIGEFVELFEKLAKEYDSVITIHLSSGISGTYQGAVSAGEMVDGIKVYPFDSEISAMVQGFYALEAAELAEQGVEPEKIIGRLNEMKHSIRAYFMVDDLSHLQRGGRLSSAQALIGSLLQVKPLLHFEDKKIVPFEKVRTRKKAMNRVVELLAEDANSGDDYRAVVIHANREAEALEWKSELEAQFPNVEFMLSYFGPVIGTHLGEGSMGMGWYKK from the coding sequence ATGAAAACGGCAGTTATCACGGATAGCACTGCGTACATCCCGAAGGATTTGCGGGAGAAATGGAATATCCACATGATTCCGTTGAGCGTGATTTTCGATCATGAGACATATAGAGAAGAAATAGATATCAGCGCAGAAGAGTTTTATGAAGAAGTGAAGCAGCGCGAGCTTCCGACAACTTCGATGCCTCCGATTGGCGAGTTCGTCGAGCTTTTTGAAAAACTAGCAAAAGAATACGATTCGGTCATCACCATCCATTTGTCCAGCGGGATTAGCGGCACTTACCAGGGTGCGGTGAGCGCGGGCGAAATGGTTGATGGGATAAAAGTATATCCATTTGATTCTGAAATCAGCGCGATGGTCCAGGGTTTTTATGCTCTGGAAGCGGCAGAGCTGGCAGAGCAGGGTGTTGAACCTGAGAAAATCATCGGGCGCTTGAATGAGATGAAACACTCCATCCGCGCCTACTTCATGGTGGATGATTTAAGCCATCTTCAGCGCGGCGGCCGATTGTCGAGTGCTCAGGCATTGATTGGAAGCCTGTTGCAAGTGAAGCCTTTGCTTCATTTTGAGGACAAGAAGATTGTTCCGTTTGAAAAGGTCCGTACACGTAAAAAGGCGATGAACCGTGTCGTCGAACTGCTTGCGGAGGATGCGAACAGCGGGGATGATTACAGGGCAGTCGTCATTCATGCCAATCGTGAAGCAGAAGCACTTGAATGGAAAAGCGAGCTAGAAGCTCAGTTCCCGAATGTTGAATTCATGTTAAGCTACTTCGGTCCAGTCATTGGAACCCATCTTGGGGAAGGTTCGATGGGGATGGGCTGGTATAAGAAATAA
- a CDS encoding DUF6470 family protein, translating to MNIPQIRMQSTFAQIGIETSRGEMQIQQRHADMQMEQPMAKLMIDRRPPRLTIDQTRAFEDANLKSVFRMTEDAAQAGYQQAMNAIARISQEGDELMMIEHGFSALHSQAERNSLPPMADINIGWIPSHNSVKINYDPGETRINWKTRPVNIEVTPNKPVINYYPGKTNIYLAQKNTLNIDFEI from the coding sequence ATGAACATACCACAAATAAGAATGCAATCGACTTTTGCACAGATTGGCATCGAAACAAGCAGGGGAGAAATGCAAATACAGCAGCGTCATGCTGATATGCAGATGGAGCAGCCTATGGCCAAATTGATGATTGATCGGAGACCGCCCAGGCTGACGATTGACCAGACAAGAGCTTTCGAGGATGCCAACTTGAAAAGCGTGTTTCGGATGACCGAAGATGCTGCCCAGGCCGGCTATCAGCAAGCGATGAATGCCATAGCGAGGATTTCCCAGGAAGGGGACGAGCTGATGATGATCGAGCATGGTTTTTCTGCCCTCCATAGCCAAGCCGAACGAAATAGCCTTCCGCCCATGGCTGATATTAACATTGGCTGGATTCCATCGCATAATAGTGTCAAAATTAATTATGATCCGGGCGAAACAAGGATTAACTGGAAAACTCGTCCTGTAAATATCGAAGTTACTCCGAACAAACCAGTGATTAACTATTATCCTGGTAAAACCAATATCTATTTAGCGCAAAAAAATACATTGAACATTGATTTTGAAATCTAA
- a CDS encoding response regulator, which translates to MTTKIVIIDDHQLFREGVKRILDFEPSFEVVAEGDDGSEAISLVDQHQPDVVIMDINMPNTNGVEATAELIEKYPESKVIILSIHDDENYVTHALRTGATGYLLKEMDADALIEAVKVVADGGSYLHPRVTHNLVKEYRRLSADEGGTDKYISPVEIRRPLHLLTRRECEVLQLLADGKSNRGIGEALFISEKTVKNHVSNILQKMNVNDRTQAVVVAIKNGWVEVR; encoded by the coding sequence ATGACAACAAAGATTGTCATTATTGACGACCATCAACTTTTCAGAGAAGGGGTAAAAAGGATCCTTGATTTTGAACCATCATTTGAAGTAGTGGCAGAAGGTGACGACGGCAGCGAAGCTATCTCGCTAGTAGACCAGCATCAGCCAGACGTTGTCATTATGGATATCAACATGCCGAACACAAATGGGGTAGAGGCAACAGCTGAACTGATTGAAAAGTATCCTGAATCAAAGGTCATCATCCTCTCCATCCATGATGATGAGAATTATGTAACACATGCACTTAGGACAGGCGCGACAGGCTATCTGTTAAAGGAAATGGATGCAGATGCGCTAATCGAAGCTGTTAAAGTTGTTGCAGATGGAGGTTCATACCTTCACCCGCGTGTAACGCATAACCTTGTAAAAGAATACCGCCGTTTATCCGCTGATGAAGGCGGAACAGATAAGTACATATCCCCGGTTGAAATTCGCCGTCCTCTTCACCTGCTGACACGCCGCGAATGCGAAGTTTTGCAGCTGCTGGCAGATGGAAAAAGCAACAGAGGCATTGGCGAAGCACTGTTCATCAGTGAGAAGACAGTCAAGAACCACGTAAGCAATATTTTACAAAAAATGAACGTAAACGATCGCACCCAGGCAGTAGTCGTTGCCATCAAGAATGGCTGGGTAGAAGTGAGATAA
- the flgL gene encoding flagellar hook-associated protein FlgL: MRVTQSMLSSNSLRNLSESYRRMGKYEDQLATGKKINKPSDDPVVAMKGMYYRSNLTEIEQYKRNLSELYLWMENSEAGIDQANSALQRVRELTIQGQNDTNSPDDRKAIAREIEQLQQSLAATANTKIGGRYIFHGTDIMKPVVTSENPVEVADNLTSDKINNYQIEVSRGVFMKANVNPGNVFNQEMFDTVQKIQEQLESPDPKGMDQLLEDLDKVMNTLSAERSELGARYNRLEMVETRLGQQEVMATKILSDNEDADIERVIMDLKSQESVHRAALSVSARVIQPTLMDFLR, encoded by the coding sequence ATGCGAGTCACACAATCGATGCTGTCTTCCAACTCGCTTAGGAACCTGAGCGAGAGTTACAGAAGAATGGGAAAGTACGAAGACCAGCTTGCTACAGGCAAAAAGATCAATAAACCTTCCGATGACCCAGTTGTCGCGATGAAGGGAATGTACTATCGCTCCAATCTGACGGAGATTGAACAATATAAGCGCAATCTATCCGAGCTATACCTTTGGATGGAAAATTCCGAAGCCGGGATTGATCAGGCGAACAGCGCTCTGCAGCGTGTACGAGAGCTGACGATTCAGGGGCAGAACGACACGAACAGCCCGGACGACCGCAAAGCAATTGCTCGTGAAATCGAGCAATTGCAGCAAAGCCTAGCGGCAACAGCAAATACTAAGATTGGCGGTCGCTATATTTTCCACGGTACGGATATCATGAAACCGGTCGTCACATCGGAAAATCCGGTGGAGGTAGCAGACAACCTCACATCCGACAAAATCAATAACTATCAGATCGAGGTATCCCGCGGTGTCTTTATGAAAGCAAACGTCAATCCGGGCAATGTATTCAACCAGGAAATGTTCGATACAGTCCAAAAAATCCAGGAACAACTCGAAAGTCCGGATCCAAAGGGAATGGATCAGCTGCTTGAGGATCTCGATAAAGTGATGAACACTTTGTCGGCAGAGCGCTCCGAGTTGGGTGCGCGATACAATCGCCTAGAAATGGTCGAAACACGGCTTGGTCAACAGGAAGTGATGGCTACAAAAATTCTTTCTGATAATGAGGATGCCGATATTGAACGTGTCATTATGGACTTGAAGTCCCAAGAAAGTGTCCACCGTGCGGCGTTGAGCGTGAGTGCGAGAGTCATTCAGCCGACATTGATGGATTTCTTAAGATAA
- a CDS encoding ComF family protein produces the protein MGDDQTSKICGGCYENFAPITGEICGICGRPFAFLEAEFRLGSVCLDCKRWEEDEQWSGRLDQNRSLYRYTDFTKDVVAKFKFRGDYVLAEIFAVDLRQALQAFQYDYIVPIPLSAERLYERGFNQAEALITTAGFKPTRLLSRVHTEKQSKKSRSERIHIEQVFKLETDLNLNSKTIVLIDDIYTTGSTLRHAAKILKDNGAAKVYSFTLAR, from the coding sequence TTGGGGGATGATCAAACATCAAAGATTTGTGGAGGATGTTATGAGAACTTTGCGCCGATTACAGGGGAGATATGTGGAATCTGCGGCAGACCATTTGCCTTTTTGGAAGCGGAATTCAGGTTAGGTAGTGTCTGTCTGGATTGCAAACGCTGGGAGGAAGACGAGCAATGGAGCGGGAGGCTTGACCAAAACCGCTCACTGTATCGCTATACTGATTTTACGAAAGATGTGGTGGCGAAATTCAAATTCCGCGGGGATTATGTACTGGCGGAGATTTTTGCAGTAGATCTTCGCCAGGCTTTGCAAGCTTTCCAATATGATTATATTGTCCCAATCCCGCTCAGTGCAGAACGACTCTACGAAAGAGGCTTCAACCAGGCAGAAGCCCTCATCACCACTGCCGGCTTCAAACCAACCCGCCTGCTCTCCAGAGTCCATACCGAAAAACAGTCAAAAAAATCGCGCTCTGAAAGAATTCATATAGAGCAAGTATTCAAATTGGAAACAGACCTAAATCTTAACAGTAAAACAATTGTGCTGATTGACGATATATATACTACAGGCTCCACGCTGAGGCATGCAGCCAAAATACTAAAAGATAACGGAGCGGCGAAGGTGTATTCATTCACTTTGGCACGCTAG